In Clarias gariepinus isolate MV-2021 ecotype Netherlands chromosome 9, CGAR_prim_01v2, whole genome shotgun sequence, a single window of DNA contains:
- the LOC128530441 gene encoding tubulin beta-4B chain-like has product MRTRVLWKFNKASGFIQSEQNKMREIVHLQAGQCGNQIGGKFWEVISDEHGIDPTGTYHGDSDMQLERINVYYNEATGGKYVPRAVLVDLEPGTMDSVRSGPFGQVFRPDNFVFGQSGAGNNWAKGHYTEGAELVDSVLDVVRKEAESCDCLQGFQLTHSLGGGTGSGMGTLLISKIREEYPDRIMNTFSIVPSPKVSDSVVEPYNATLSVHQLVENTDETFCIDNEALYDICFRTLKLTTPTFGDLNHLVCATMSGVTTCLRFPGQLNADLRKLAVNMVPFPRLHFFTPGFAPLTSRGSQQYRALTVPELIQQMFDAKNMMAACDPRHGRYLTVAAVFRGRMSMKEVDEQILNVQNKNSSYFVEWIPNNVKTAVCDIPPRGLKMSATFIGNTTAIQEMFKRISEQFTAMFRRKAFLHWYTGEGMDEMEFTEAESNMNDLVSEYQQYQDATAEEEGELEGDEDEDAA; this is encoded by the exons ATGCGCACACGAGTTTTGTGGAAATTTAATAAGGCGAGTGGCTTCATCCAATCAGAGCAG AACAAAATGAGAGAAATCGTTCATCTGCAAGCTGGTCAGTGTGGGAATCAGATTGGTGGAAAA TTTTGGGAGGTGATCAGTGATGAACACGGAATCGACCCGACTGGGACGTACCACGGTGACAGCGACATGCAACTTGAGCGGATTAATGTGTATTACAATGAAGCCACTG GTGGCAAGTATGTTCCTCGGGCTGTGTTGGTGGACTTGGAGCCAGGGACCATGGACTCTGTAAGATCAGGTCCTTTTGGCCAAGTGTTCAGACCAGACAACTTCGTCTTTG GTCAGAGTGGGGCTGGAAATAACTGGGCCAAAGGCCATTATACTGAAGGTGCTGAACTGGTGGACTCTGTGCTGGATGTTGTACGTAAAGAGGCTGAGAGCTGTGACTGCCTACAGGGCTTCCAGCTCACTCACTCCTTAGGCGGAGGCACTGGTTCCGGCATGGGCACGCTGCTCATCAGCAAGATCCGTGAGGAGTATCCCGACCGCATCATGAACACGTTCAGTATTGTGCCTTCCCCTAAAGTCTCAGACAGTGTGGTGGAGCCCTACAACGCCACTCTGTCTGTGCACCAACTAGTGGAGAACACAGATGAAACATTCTGCATCGACAATGAAGCACTTTATGACATCTGTTTTCGCACTTTAAAGCTCACAACTCCCACTTTTGGTGATCTCAACCATCTTGTCTGTGCCACCATGAGTGGTGTGACCACTTGTCTTCGTTTTCCTGGACAGCTCAATGCTGACCTGCGCAAACTAGCTGTCAATATGGTGCCCTTCCCTCGTCTGCATTTCTTCACTCCTGGTTTTGCCCCTCTCACCAGCAGAGGAAGCCAGCAGTACCGTGCGCTCACGGTGCCGGAATTAATCCAACAGATGTTTGACGCCAAGAATATGATGGCAGCATGTGACCCGCGCCATGGCCGCTACTTGACCGTGGCTGCTGTGTTTCGGGGCCGCATGTCAATGAAAGAGGTGGATGAGCAGATCCTcaatgtgcagaataaaaacAGCAGCTATTTTGTGGAGTGGATCCCCAACAATGtcaaaacagctgtgtgtgataTCCCACCAAGAGGGCTTAAGATGTCTGCCACCTTCATTGGTAACACCACAGCCATCCAAGAGATGTTCAAACGTATCTCTGAGCAGTTCACAGCCATGTTCAGAAGAAAGGCCTTCCTGCATTGGTACACAGGAGAAGGAATGGATGAGATGGAATTCACTGAAGCAGAGAGCAACATGAATGACCTTGTGTCTGAGTACCAGCAGTACCAGGATGCCACAGCCGAAGAAGAGGGTGAGCTTGAGGGAGATGAAGATGAGGATGCGgcataa
- the ccdc181 gene encoding coiled-coil domain-containing protein 181 isoform X2 — translation MSVAVSSNIQEEYEDDFEKDLDWLISEESKNEEQDEDDIESQIDHELKEEELEKEQEEEQSKSATDDDGDNERWPMPMDPLKDLLDVSADSKHEQDDEEVNEEKKSIQQKIEQANRQLQDEEAPDETRRRRLQFKDTLVDLVVPASDLEDSPGDVSEHMLKLKISSQEESDGHREGAREGRVLVEKDGKFDLVSLKEVESLLPPLPETQREPVKSPSPSTKLCLSSTAEPRYAPRPPERPRKEQLNKQQQRREKLAREEEERRREEEEQKRQENEMAFRSWLMKKRQQVREERRVQRAQEIERMNGKKECCDADEAFNLWLQRKKQQQLKEQQLEEMKRLEMESSSYMHQPEESAKAFRLWLRRKRMEKRQEQQAARERSRRLLMEERRARRMNDLCYPVDEIQSLRFNQPYSYCF, via the exons ATGAGCGTGGCAGTGAGCAGTAACATTCAAGAGGAATATGAGGACGACTTTGAGAAAGATCTGGACTGGCTGATCAGCGAAGAAAGCAAGAACGAGGAGCAg GATGAAGATGACATTGAGTCCCAGATAGACCATGAGCTGAAGGAGGAGGAACTAGAAAAGGAACAGGAGGAAGAGCAGAGTAAAAGTGCCACAGATGACGATGGAGATAATGAAAGATGGCCAATGCCCATGGACCCTTTGAAGGATTTGTTAGATGTCAGCGCTGACTCTAAACATGAGCAGGATGACGAAGAGGTTAATGAAGAGAAGAAATCCATCCAGCAGAAGATTGAGCAGGCGAACAGGCAGCTGCAGGACGAGGAGGCGCCGGACGAGACGCGTCGCCGCCGTCTGCAATTTAAAGACACTCTCGTGGACCTGGTGGTCCCTGCTAGCGACCTAGAGGACAGCCCGGGAGACGTTTCGGAACACATGCTGAAGCTGAAGATCTCCTCTCAGGAGGAAAGTGATGGACACAGAGAGGGAGCAAGAGAAGGAAGAGTGCTTGTGGAGAAGGATGGAAAGTTTGACCTTGTAAGTCTAAAAGAGGTGGAGAGTCTGCTCCCGCCTCTACCTGAGACTCAACGAGAACCTGTTAAGAGTCCGTCCCCCTCCACGAAATTGTGTTTGTCATCTACCGCCGAGCCTCGCTATGCGCCCAGGCCTCCAGAACGACCGCGG AAAGAGCAGCTGAACAAACAACAGCAGAGGAGAGAAAAACTTGCCAGAGAG GAGGAAGAGCGGCGGCGTGAGGAGGAAGAGCAGAAGCGTCAAGAGAACGAGATGGCGTTCAGGTCGTGGCTGATGAAGAAGAGGCAGCAGGTGCGAGAGGAGAGGAGAGTGCAGAGAGCTCAGGAGATTGAGAGGATGAATGGAAAG AAGGAGTGCTGCGATGCTGATGAGGCGTTTAACCTCTGGTTGCAGAGGAAAAAGCAGCAGCAGCTGAAGGAGCAACAGCTGGAGGAGATGAAGAGACTCGAGATGGAGAGCAGCAGCTATATGCACCAACCGGAGGAGAGTGCGAAAGCCTTCAGACT gtgGTTAAGGAGAAAGCGGATGGAAAAGCGGCAGGAGCAACAGGCTGCTCGCGAGCGCTCTCGCAGGCTGCTGATGGAAGAACGACGTGCTAGACGCATGAACGATCTCTGCTACCCTGTCGACGAGATCCAGTCTCTTCGATTCAATCAGCCCTACAGCTACTGCTTTTGA
- the ccdc181 gene encoding coiled-coil domain-containing protein 181 isoform X1, with the protein MSVAVSSNIQEEYEDDFEKDLDWLISEESKNEEQDEDDIESQIDHELKEEELEKEQEEEQSKSATDDDGDNERWPMPMDPLKDLLDVSADSKHEQDDEEVNEEKKSIQQKIEQANRQLQDEEAPDETRRRRLQFKDTLVDLVVPASDLEDSPGDVSEHMLKLKISSQEESDGHREGAREGRVLVEKDGKFDLVSLKEVESLLPPLPETQREPVKSPSPSTKLCLSSTAEPRYAPRPPERPRVRPNSASNTQKVVFRNGSKRRVQSASGVSSHATFSLSPQQKEQLNKQQQRREKLAREEEERRREEEEQKRQENEMAFRSWLMKKRQQVREERRVQRAQEIERMNGKKECCDADEAFNLWLQRKKQQQLKEQQLEEMKRLEMESSSYMHQPEESAKAFRLWLRRKRMEKRQEQQAARERSRRLLMEERRARRMNDLCYPVDEIQSLRFNQPYSYCF; encoded by the exons ATGAGCGTGGCAGTGAGCAGTAACATTCAAGAGGAATATGAGGACGACTTTGAGAAAGATCTGGACTGGCTGATCAGCGAAGAAAGCAAGAACGAGGAGCAg GATGAAGATGACATTGAGTCCCAGATAGACCATGAGCTGAAGGAGGAGGAACTAGAAAAGGAACAGGAGGAAGAGCAGAGTAAAAGTGCCACAGATGACGATGGAGATAATGAAAGATGGCCAATGCCCATGGACCCTTTGAAGGATTTGTTAGATGTCAGCGCTGACTCTAAACATGAGCAGGATGACGAAGAGGTTAATGAAGAGAAGAAATCCATCCAGCAGAAGATTGAGCAGGCGAACAGGCAGCTGCAGGACGAGGAGGCGCCGGACGAGACGCGTCGCCGCCGTCTGCAATTTAAAGACACTCTCGTGGACCTGGTGGTCCCTGCTAGCGACCTAGAGGACAGCCCGGGAGACGTTTCGGAACACATGCTGAAGCTGAAGATCTCCTCTCAGGAGGAAAGTGATGGACACAGAGAGGGAGCAAGAGAAGGAAGAGTGCTTGTGGAGAAGGATGGAAAGTTTGACCTTGTAAGTCTAAAAGAGGTGGAGAGTCTGCTCCCGCCTCTACCTGAGACTCAACGAGAACCTGTTAAGAGTCCGTCCCCCTCCACGAAATTGTGTTTGTCATCTACCGCCGAGCCTCGCTATGCGCCCAGGCCTCCAGAACGACCGCGGGTGCGTCCTAATTCAGCAAGCAACACGCAAAAGGTTGTGTTTAGAAACGGCAGCAAGCGTAGGGTTCAGTCAGCTAGCGGGGTTTCATCACATGCCACCTTTTCCCTCTCGCCACAGCAGAAAGAGCAGCTGAACAAACAACAGCAGAGGAGAGAAAAACTTGCCAGAGAG GAGGAAGAGCGGCGGCGTGAGGAGGAAGAGCAGAAGCGTCAAGAGAACGAGATGGCGTTCAGGTCGTGGCTGATGAAGAAGAGGCAGCAGGTGCGAGAGGAGAGGAGAGTGCAGAGAGCTCAGGAGATTGAGAGGATGAATGGAAAG AAGGAGTGCTGCGATGCTGATGAGGCGTTTAACCTCTGGTTGCAGAGGAAAAAGCAGCAGCAGCTGAAGGAGCAACAGCTGGAGGAGATGAAGAGACTCGAGATGGAGAGCAGCAGCTATATGCACCAACCGGAGGAGAGTGCGAAAGCCTTCAGACT gtgGTTAAGGAGAAAGCGGATGGAAAAGCGGCAGGAGCAACAGGCTGCTCGCGAGCGCTCTCGCAGGCTGCTGATGGAAGAACGACGTGCTAGACGCATGAACGATCTCTGCTACCCTGTCGACGAGATCCAGTCTCTTCGATTCAATCAGCCCTACAGCTACTGCTTTTGA
- the fsd1 gene encoding fibronectin type III and SPRY domain-containing protein 1, which translates to MDEQKESLQKIVNTLALKNEEIQNFICCLKQNLQNLEANSTRVQEDLESEFSSLHAVLDELKEGMMTRIKQERAGRTYELQNQLSACTKALESSEELLELANQTLCSSETDGFTQAAKDIKDSVTMAPAFRLSLKAKASDSMSHLMVDFTQEREMLQAIKFLPVPATPEIQESECQVCDNSVTAVWTLPEPDSKIDHYILEYRRTNHEGPPRAREEHPWMVVEGIKETEYTLTGLRFDTRYMTFRVKACNKAVAGEFSELVTLETHAFVFKLDAGSAHQNLKVEDLSVEWDSSGGKTPIQDIRKEKNRTSSPMHSPARTAMMSPKRAPSARVGRDRFTAESYTVLGDTMIDSGQHYWEVRFDKESKTFAAGVALRSLGRFDQLGKTSASWCVHLNNWLQQNLSAKHNNKARALDCPIPERMGIYCNYDEGMLSFYNAKTKALMHTFRTKFQQPVIPAFMVWNGSFSVQTGLQVPTIVQCGQKRNSTASSSNASLT; encoded by the exons ATGGACGAGCAAAAG GAGTCGCTCCAAAAGATCGTCAACACGTTGGCACTAAAGAATGAGGAGATCCAGAACTTCATCTGCTGTCTGAAGCAAAATCTACAGAATCTGGAG gcaaaCTCCACCCGTGTTCAGGAGGATCTGGAGTCTGAGTTCAGCTCCCTGCATGCTGTTCTGGACGAGCTGAAGGAGGGGATGATGACCCGAATCAAACAGGAGCGCGCCGGTCGTACATATGAGCTGCAG AATCAGCTGAGCGCCTGTACAAAAGCCCTGGAGAGTTCGGAGGAGCTGCTCGAATTGGCCAATCAGACGCTCTGCTCATCTGAGACGGACGGCTTCACCCAG GCGGCAAAAGACATAAAGGATAG tGTTACCATGGCTCCAGCTTTTCGACTCTCTTTAAAAGCTAAAGCGAGTGACAGTATGAGTCACCTGATGGTGGACTTTACTCAAGAGCGCgaaatgctccaggccatcaaATTCCTCCCAG TTCCTGCTACTCCAGAGATCCAGGAGTCTGAGTGTCAGGTGTGTGATAACTCTGTCACTGCGGTGTGGACGTTACCGGAACCAGACTCTAAAATCGACCACTACATTCTGGAGTACCGGCGAACCAACCACGAGGGGCCACCACGCGCTCGAGAGGAACATCCGTGGATGGTGGTGGAGGGGATTAAAGAAACAGAGTACACGCTTACAG gCCTTCGCTTCGACACACGTTACATGACGTTCCGGGTGAAGGCGTGCAATAAAGCTGTAGCAGGAGAGTTCTCTGAGCTGGTTACTCTGGAGACCCatg CGTTTGTGTTTAAGCTGGACGCGGGGTCGGCCCATCAGAACCTGAAGGTGGAGGACCTGAGTGTGGAGTGGGACAGCAGTGGGGGGAAAACGCCGATCCAGGACATCCGCAAGGAAAAGAACCGAACCAGCTCTCCCATGCACTCTCCGGCCCG GACGGCCATGATGTCTCCAAAGAGAGCGCCGTCAGCCCGTGTGGGTCGAGACCGCTTCACGGCCGAGTCCTACACTGTTCTGG gtgaCACCATGATCGACTCAGGACAGCACTACTGGGAAGTTCGGTTCGATAAAGAGAGCAAGACGTTTGCTGCGGGCGTGGCACTGCGCTCTCTTGGACGATTCGATCAGCTCGGGAAGACTAGCGCCTCCTGGTGCGTCCATCTGAACAACTGGCTCCAGCAGAACCTCAGTGCCAAGCACAACAACAAGGCGCGTGCGCTGGACTGCCCCATCCCTGAGCGCATGGGCATCTACTGCAACTACGATGAAG GAATGTTGTCTTTCTACAACGCCAAAACAAAAGCCCTCATGCATACTTTCCGGACCAAGTTTCAGCAGCCGGTTATTCCAGCTTTTATG GTGTGGAACGGGAGTTTCTCAGTTCAGACGGGTCTGCAGGTTCCTACCATAGTGCAGTGCGGCCAGAAAAGGAACAGCACCGCCAGCAGCTCCAACGCCAGTCTAACCTAG